From Ignavibacteriota bacterium, the proteins below share one genomic window:
- the rsmB gene encoding 16S rRNA (cytosine(967)-C(5))-methyltransferase RsmB: protein MAEEVIQQEDEIKPVYAGARGTAVKILNRIERTDAYMDKLLDIELKLDELSNVDKSLLAELVHGVMRWQGRLDYLLNSFTHGNFSKTEINLKNTLRVALYQILFLTRMPNYAAVNEAVEFIKRLRGEKTANFVNAVLRNVIRNINDIQYPKRDENQLHYLSVFFSHPQWMVKRWLPRFDIPDLEKFLIANNEIPPLTLRINKLKITPGEFLVLLDKEGIQYEGSQLIDFFIRVKTLTGIAQLDIFRQGYFSVQDESQALPVLLLAPQSGERVIDMCAAPGGKSTLIGELMKNKGEIISVDKFDHKLNLLKTSCERLGITNVKTLATDASTLEIEPAEKVLLDAPCSGLGTLRKKPDMKWKREIEDIQVMVKLQEQLLERAAHLVKPGGVLVYSTCTTEPEENEMQIKKFVEQHPEFHIDNASKFVNKNLVNPDGLVMTFPHRHHIDGGFAARLIKDF, encoded by the coding sequence ATGGCTGAAGAAGTAATCCAACAAGAAGATGAAATAAAGCCGGTGTATGCCGGCGCACGAGGAACCGCCGTGAAGATTCTTAACCGAATCGAACGCACCGACGCGTACATGGATAAACTTCTCGACATTGAACTGAAGTTGGATGAGTTATCAAACGTTGACAAAAGTTTGCTTGCTGAACTTGTTCACGGAGTGATGCGCTGGCAAGGACGACTTGATTATCTGCTCAATAGTTTCACGCATGGAAATTTCTCAAAAACAGAAATCAATCTGAAGAATACACTCCGTGTTGCGCTCTATCAAATTCTCTTTCTGACGCGGATGCCAAACTATGCCGCGGTGAATGAAGCGGTTGAGTTCATCAAACGGTTGAGGGGAGAAAAGACTGCAAATTTTGTCAACGCTGTGCTTCGTAATGTCATTAGAAACATAAATGACATTCAGTATCCCAAACGCGATGAAAATCAGTTGCATTATCTTTCCGTATTTTTTTCCCATCCGCAATGGATGGTGAAACGATGGCTTCCAAGATTCGATATCCCCGACCTTGAAAAATTTTTGATAGCGAATAACGAAATTCCACCTCTTACTCTTCGTATTAATAAGTTGAAAATTACACCCGGCGAATTTCTCGTCCTTCTTGATAAGGAGGGAATTCAATATGAAGGTTCACAACTCATCGACTTCTTTATTCGCGTGAAAACATTGACAGGCATTGCGCAATTAGATATTTTCCGTCAGGGATATTTTTCCGTACAGGATGAAAGTCAGGCGTTGCCAGTGCTGTTACTTGCGCCACAATCAGGCGAGCGGGTGATTGATATGTGCGCCGCGCCCGGTGGAAAATCAACACTCATCGGAGAGTTGATGAAAAATAAGGGTGAGATTATTTCGGTTGACAAGTTTGACCACAAGTTGAATCTTCTGAAAACAAGTTGCGAGCGACTCGGCATTACGAATGTAAAAACACTTGCGACCGATGCATCAACGCTCGAAATCGAACCGGCTGAAAAAGTTCTCCTTGATGCGCCCTGTTCGGGACTCGGAACGCTAAGAAAAAAACCTGACATGAAGTGGAAACGCGAGATTGAAGATATTCAAGTTATGGTAAAACTTCAGGAACAATTGTTAGAGCGTGCGGCACATTTGGTGAAACCGGGAGGAGTATTAGTCTATTCAACCTGTACCACCGAGCCGGAAGAAAACGAAATGCAAATCAAAAAATTTGTAGAGCAGCATCCTGAATTTCACATTGATAATGCATCGAAGTTTGTCAACAAGAACCTCGTGAACCCGGATGGATTAGTCATGACCTTCCCACATCGCCACCATATTGACGGGGGCTTCGCGGCACGACTGATTAAAGATTTTTGA
- a CDS encoding GlmU family protein, whose translation MHLCIVEDQTVKHLLPLTHLQPSFELRCGCSTLREKILSFIPSKNVSLITRAYLSEYTQECFPSFQVNTFPNDDVWLINSRVIADETLTRIMKKHDGKERVFLNNDDVVAMFVKRKNLPLLRITGSGLQVARIQDFLQEQIGCNVIRFPWELVQHNAEQIEKDFLLLKRKTKKAIAGNIYNGAHLLNQKNILVGSGAVIKPGVVLDAEHGPIIIEKNVTIMPNAVIAGPAFIGEGSQIKIGAKIYPGTSIGRECRIGGEVTRSIFQSYSNKAHDGFVGDSYIGSWVNLGADTNTSNLKNTYGNVNVFINGDEFNSGSQFVGLTMGDHSKSGINVMFNTGSVVGTSCNIFGADFPQKFLPSYSWGSSGSFTTFDIEKSIEIARRMMSRRGITMSKAYESMMRHVFNQTKQERKQWLKK comes from the coding sequence ATGCACCTTTGTATTGTCGAAGACCAAACGGTCAAGCACCTTCTTCCCCTTACGCACCTCCAACCATCGTTTGAGTTGCGTTGCGGTTGCTCAACATTGCGTGAGAAAATTCTCTCATTCATTCCTTCCAAAAATGTTTCTCTGATTACCCGCGCGTATCTCAGCGAGTACACACAAGAATGTTTTCCTTCGTTTCAAGTTAATACGTTCCCTAACGATGATGTCTGGCTCATCAATAGCCGCGTTATCGCTGATGAAACATTGACACGCATTATGAAAAAGCATGATGGTAAAGAGCGCGTCTTTTTGAACAACGACGATGTTGTGGCAATGTTTGTGAAGAGGAAGAATCTTCCCCTGTTACGGATTACAGGTTCGGGGTTACAAGTTGCCCGAATTCAAGATTTTCTTCAAGAACAAATTGGATGCAACGTTATTCGTTTCCCTTGGGAGTTGGTTCAACATAATGCTGAACAAATCGAAAAAGATTTTTTATTGCTGAAACGGAAAACGAAGAAAGCAATTGCTGGAAATATTTACAACGGAGCGCATTTACTTAATCAAAAAAATATTCTCGTTGGCTCCGGTGCTGTCATTAAACCGGGAGTTGTGTTGGATGCGGAACATGGTCCAATAATTATCGAGAAGAATGTTACTATCATGCCGAACGCTGTTATAGCAGGACCTGCATTTATTGGTGAAGGGAGTCAAATAAAAATCGGAGCGAAGATTTATCCCGGAACAAGTATCGGTCGAGAATGTAGAATCGGGGGCGAAGTTACTCGCTCAATTTTCCAATCATATTCAAACAAAGCGCACGACGGATTTGTCGGCGATTCGTACATTGGAAGTTGGGTCAATCTCGGAGCCGACACGAATACTAGCAATCTGAAAAACACGTACGGAAATGTGAACGTGTTTATCAATGGCGATGAGTTCAATTCCGGTTCACAGTTCGTCGGTCTCACGATGGGCGACCATTCAAAGTCGGGAATCAATGTCATGTTCAACACAGGAAGTGTCGTCGGAACTTCGTGTAATATTTTCGGCGCTGATTTTCCACAAAAATTTCTACCCTCCTATTCATGGGGAAGTTCCGGTTCGTTCACGACATTTGATATTGAAAAGAGTATTGAAATTGCTCGACGCATGATGTCGCGTCGGGGAATCACCATGAGCAAAGCGTACGAATCAATGATGCGTCACGTGTTCAATCAAACAAAACAAGAACGGAAACAATGGCTGAAGAAGTAA